In Chelmon rostratus isolate fCheRos1 chromosome 9, fCheRos1.pri, whole genome shotgun sequence, the following proteins share a genomic window:
- the LOC121611261 gene encoding uncharacterized protein LOC121611261, which produces MTVIKEYEDTGSLKDSTRRLMVNIIVAHMREKEGRAVAKTTKEFHALGIVSLFPSLKDPYSKKGYILQDFLLMFGSETSSRFLEKWTTCFKDKIIREARSLRETPLLKKHLNSALNEESDTADEEPEWDSDMASLLVLLHLLTPQPAGRKRPKKISVAEAADHLVLFRKEPHEHSFYIVLDGKLLPCQSSTSLGAFDELFKSHFVFSLKYDDALSSLYTFLQTTLYNIDIDTTEETPRVKELRAKLLNKQ; this is translated from the exons ATGACCGTGATCAAGGAGTATGAAGACACAGGGAGTTTGAAAGATTCAACTCGGCGATTAATGGTGAACATCATTGTGGCTCACATGCGTGAAAAGGAAGG gAGAGCAGTAGCCAAAACAACCAAGGAGTTTCATGCTCTTGGGATTGTGTCACTCTTCCCATCTTTGAAGGATCCATACTCAAAAAAGGGATAT ATTTTGCAGGATTTCTTGCTGATGTTtggatcagagacttcatccagGTTCCTGGAAAAGTGGACCACCTGCTTTAAAGACAAGATCATCCGAGAGGCCAGGAGCCTGAGAGAGACACCTCTTCTGAAAAAACACCTCAACTCTGCCCTAAATGAAGAGTCTGACACTGCTGATGAAGAGCCAG AGTGGGACAGCGACATGGCCTCCCTTCTTGTCTTGCTGCATCTGCTTACACCTCAACCAGCTGGACGTAAGCGGCCAAAAAAGATCAGTgttgcagaggctgcagatcatTTAGTGCTATTTCGGAAG GAACCTCACGAGCACAGCTTCTACATAGTCTTGGATGGGAAGCTTCTTCCATGTCAGTCAAGTACATCTTTGGGTGCATTTGATGAGCTGTTCaagtctcattttgttttcagtctgaaatatgatgatgctctctccagcctgtacacatttttacagactaCACTGTACAACATTGACATTGACACCACAGAAGAAACTCCAAGAGTCAAAGAGTTAAGAGCAAAGTTGTTGAACAAGCAGTAG